From a region of the Salminus brasiliensis chromosome 4, fSalBra1.hap2, whole genome shotgun sequence genome:
- the wdr32 gene encoding DDB1- and CUL4-associated factor 10 — protein sequence MSSGQPSDSSEPEEPRGAGVRHLDELFREEESDNEEEESCSRPPSPPPECSGGPKLESAGERAQSSSCKSSGLCDSLFSWLWKRTVRRGPFVDPARDNFRTMTRLYSSMSPATDSVNLSTQTHGAVFNLEYSPDGSVLTVACEQTEVLLFDPVSSKHIKTLVEAHEDCVNNIRFLDNRLFATCSDDTTIALWDLRKLNSKVCSLHGHASWVKNIEYDTHTRLLVTSGFDGNVITWDTNRFTEDGCPHKKFFHTRYLMRMRLTPDCSKMLISTSSGYLLILHDLDLTQSLEVGSYRILRARRAPLSTEGSSTGSRTAGSRHGNDSKLHPHREGLSPRNSLEVLTPEIPGERDRGNCITSLQLHPKGWATLLRCSSNMDDQEWTCVYEFQEGAPPRPPVSPRCSLRLTHYIEEANVGRGYIKELCFSPDGRLICSPYGYGVRLLAFDERCAELVDCMPVRTALLREVRSIYSHSDVVLTSKFSPTHCQLASGCLSGRVALYQPHF from the exons ATGAGCTCGGGCCAGCCGAGCGACAGCAGCGAGCCGGAGGAGCCCCGGGGTGCTGGCGTCCGCCACCTGGACGAGCTGTTCCGAGAGGAGGAGAGCGACaacgaggaggaggagagctgcTCCAGGCCGCCCTCTCCGCCTCCGGAGTGCAGCGGGGGCCCGAAACTCGAGTCTGCGGGAGAACGCGCGCAAAGCTCGTCGTGCAAGAGCTCGGGACTCTGCGATTCCCTCTTCTCGTGGTTGTGGAAGCGGACAGTTCGCAGAGGGCCGTTCGTAGATCCGGCCCGCGATAACTTCCGCACTATGACCCGACTCTATTCGTCCATGAGCCCCGCCACAGACTCAGTCAACCTAAGCACGCAGACCCACGGGGCCGTGTTTAATCTGGAGTACTCCCCGGACGG gtcGGTGCTGACTGTCGCCTGCGAGCAGACCGAAGTGCTGCTGTTTGACCCTGTTTCATCTAAACATATCAAAACGTTGGTGGAGGCACACGAGGACTGTGTGAACAACATCAG GTTTCTGGATAACCGGTTATTTGCCACATGTTCTGATGACACCACCATTGCATTATGGGACTTGAGAAAGTTGAACTCAAAGGTGTGTTCGCTGCACGGCCATGCTAGTTGGGTGAAGAATATTGAGTATGACACACACACGCGCCTGCTCGTAACGTCTGGCTTTGATGGGAATGTCATCACCTGGGACACCAACAG gtTCACAGAGGATGGCTGCCCCCATAAGAAATTCTTTCACACGCGGTACCTAATGCGGATGCGTCTAACTCCAGACTGCAGtaagatgctcatctccacttCCTCTGGTTACTTGCTCATCTTACATGACCTTGACCTCACCCAGAGCCTAGAGGTTGGCAGCTACCGAATTCTACGGGCTCGTCGCGCCCCTCTTAGCACAG AGGGGTCCTCAACAGGCTCCAGGACTGCAGGCTCTCGTCATGGCAATGACAGCAAATTACATCCACACCGAGAGG gtTTATCTCCCAGAAACAGTCTGGAGGTTTTGACCCCAGAAATCCCAGGTGAGAGGGACCGGGGAAATTGCATTACTTCCCTTCAGCTGCACCCCAAAGGCTGGGCCACACTGCTGCGATGCTCCAGTAACATGGATGATCAGGAG tggacATGTGTGTACGAGTTCCAGGAGGGAGCCCCTCCTCGGCCGCCCGTCTCCCCACGCTGCTCTCTGCGGCTCACGCACTACATTGAGGAGGCCAACGTGGGCCGCGGCTACATTAAGGAGCTGTGCTTCAGCCCAGACGGTCGGCTCATCTGCTCGCCGTACGGCTACGGTGTGCGTCTGCTGGCCTTCGATGAGCGATGTGCCGAGCTGGTGGACTGCATGCCCGTGCGTACGGCGCTCCTCCGTGAGGTGCGCTCTATCTACTCCCACAGTGACGTGGTGCTCACCTCCAAGTTTTCTCCCACGCACTGTCAGCTGGCCTCGGGCTGCTTGAGCGGACGCGTAGCACTCTACCAACCCCACTTTTAG